From Astyanax mexicanus isolate ESR-SI-001 chromosome 16, AstMex3_surface, whole genome shotgun sequence, one genomic window encodes:
- the nrtn gene encoding neurturin: protein MKLWKCAAIALTLCGAALSMFLSRILLPPKDPAPLRFELSSISSPPSPLSSSPSPTSPMSSNSSSSGIGGKLRRVRSANGANSVISEFVHMFQSFTEGELKQIVSTLMERKSRRDTKQGKRTKRAKNGNKACSLQEEEVTISQLGLAYISDETIPFRYCSGRCVASRRNYDLTLASLKRKHVLNRENLKKARHSPCCRPIAYEKEISFLDNESKYHTIYDVSASECACV from the exons ATGAAGTTATGGAAGTGTGCCGCCATCGCCTTGACGCTCTGTGGTGCTGCACTGTCCATGTTCCTCTCTAGAATCCTGCTTCCCCCAAAAGATCCTGCTCCTCTTCGCTTTGAGCTTTCATCTATTTCTTCACCGCCATCACCGCTATCGTCATCACCATCACCCACATCTCCCATGTCCTCAAACAGCTCCTCTTCAGGGATTGGTGGAAAGCTTCGGAGGGTCAGATCAGCGAATGGTGCCAACTCGGTCATCTCGGAAT TTGTGCACATGTTCCAGAGCTTCACCGAGGGCGAGCTGAAGCAGATCGTCTCCACGCTGATGGAGCGCAAATCACGGCGGGACACCAAGCAGGGCAAGAGGACTAAACGCGCCAAGAATGGCAACAAGGCGTGCTccctgcaggaggaggaggtgacGATTAGTCAGCTAGGCCTGGCCTACATCAGCGACGAGACTATCCCTTTCCGCTACTGCAGCGGCAGGTGCGTGGCCAGCCGCCGTAACTATGACCTGACGCTGGCGTCCTTGAAGCGTAAGCACGTGCTGAACCGGGAGAACCTCAAGAAAGCCAGGCACAGCCCCTGCTGCCGGCCTATTGCTTACGAAAAGGAGATCTCCTTTCTAGACAACGAGAGCAAATACCACACCATCTACGATGTTTCAGCAAGTGAGTGCGCTTGCGTATGA